From Vitis vinifera cultivar Pinot Noir 40024 chromosome 14, ASM3070453v1, a single genomic window includes:
- the LOC104881591 gene encoding uncharacterized protein LOC104881591: protein MGLWPRTHQFLPQPLLLMMLMLILLSAPLINATSTSSEKHDQILVPQVPDSSIKCMTCPCVNPCSDQHSPPPPPPPPPPPPPPPRTQDCGQQVPPPPRFIYITEPPPPRFTYIINEPGNLYATNPSNLGFYSASGRNVVIGFMVLVGCGILDVLIMEY from the coding sequence ATGGGGTTGTGGCCACGGACTCACCAATTCCTTCCTCAACCACTTCTTCTCATGATGCTGATGCTTATCCTACTCTCAGCTCCATTAATCAATGCCACTAGTACTTCTTCAGAAAAGCACGACCAAATTTTGGTTCCACAAGTGCCTGATTCGAgtataaagtgcatgacatgtCCTTGTGTGAACCCTTGTTCTGATCAGcactctcctcctcctccaccaccaccaccaccaccaccgccgCCGCCGCCACGTACGCAGGATTGTGGACAGCAGGTGCCACCACCGCCTAGGTTCATTTACATAACGGAACCACCACCACCGAGATTCACCTACATAATCAATGAACCAGGGAATTTGTATGCCACTAATCCTTCTAATTTAGGGTTTTACTCGGCTTCTGGAAGGAATGTTGTTATTGGGTTTATGGTTTTGGTTGGATGTGGAATTTTAGACGTACTGATCATGGAGTATTAG